The following is a genomic window from Strongyloides ratti genome assembly S_ratti_ED321, chromosome : 1.
TTTTAGAAgaattatatcaaaattttttttcattaaatcaacagtaaaaattttttctatataatttCCACTACTTAATTCTGTAAAAATTCCTTTTAATTGTATAGATTTTCCATGCCTTCCTTTTTCACAAGAATCAGCTATACTTTTAAGATTAACtttgtttgtttttattCCATTTATTACCTAGAGTAGtgataaatgataaataaaatacaaaatatttaatatttttattaaccaAAATAGCAacaaaattgttattatatttttctttacatcatttactctttttttttcaattaaaaaaaaaataggaaaaaaaaatatttttactttattatcaataatctATCTACatgatactttttttttatacaaatttatgtgataaagaaaaacaaataatttgatatattttttaaaagttactcttattaaatatttaaaactcTTTATTCTcatacaaaaaaatgatactTTCCTATTGACATTAGATTAATTTTCTATAcgtaatttttgaaaaaaaaaagatttaaaatataaatcttaATATGTAAAAAGTATTATCCATGTTATTTTTTTGGCTATGTACGCAATAactattttgttatattttgataaaaattttattaatgatttagaaaaatattattgtgcacatcttttttttttttcatggCTTTATTATAACTTTGTCTAGATATTCATCTGTATTCACAACTAaatacatattaaaaatatttaattttattatatttcggttgttacatttaaaaatatcattgattaaattattgcaatttttaaaacaaataaatattataaggAGGTAAAGTTTTTACTTTTCTTCTTATaaacataataaattatttttaaatatattaaatatattaaaaataatgaaatacgtgtaataaatttctatttttaaaattataattaatacaattttcaactaaaattatcaaaaacatCTATTGTTTtcgtatataaaaaaatattacttaaattttttttttctttgttttaatctttttatgtatttaattttttttttttgtagttttataaaatatatcaaaaatttaattatacaatGAATAAAGGTGaagaaatagaaaattttttgttaaataacaCTGATATCATAGATGATGGTATTCCTCCAGCGCCTTTACTTAGTGACTATGTTGAAATGATGTATCTTGGttctatatttataatcGGCATaccattaaattttattgtattaaaaaaactaagacaacaaaatgataatatacaTCATAGTTCTaaggtaattttttaaaaaaaaataataatttttttttatatttctatatttttttaagaaaggatttattttaatgaagattcatttaaatattagtgATTTTGCAATTCTCCTTTGTAATGCCTTTGGAAAATTTTGTTGGATATTAACATATCAATGGAAAGGTGGTGATTCATTATGTAggatatttaattttttaaatatgtttacattatatttaaatagtaatattGTTGTTTCTATTGCATTAGATAGACTACGTAATGTTGTTGCAGCAAAAAGAATTAAGgttcaaaaaaaagaaataattattataaaatggtATATGATAATATCATGGACATttgcaatatttttttcccTACCTCAATTATATGTATGGGaggttaaaaatattttttcaaatattgaaaatggTTGGTATCAATGTACAGATATATGGACattatctaaatattttccattggaatataaacattttgataataattttacaaagtttattttagatGAAAGTGtagaaacattttataatatttctcaTCTTATTCTTGTTTTTTGGTTAcctattttaataatgattttttgttatattattatagcaataaaaataattcatttttcaattaaaagtCCATTAAGACAAGAAGGAAAAAAACAACGTTATGAAATGTCAAATTGTGAGGGTGAAATTTACGATAGTACTTATTTATCAGAATCATCTGTGGCAAGAAAtgttcataaatttttaattacaaaaacACAAAAATATTCGGAGACATCTGGAGGATATGTAAAAgatgaaaaagaagaaattgaAAGAAACAGAGAATCATTAATAAgaagaatatataataatattgataatagagaaaaaaatttaagtggtaataaaaaaagctTTACATTTTCTCTTCCAGCATTTAATAACAAATCTTCACATTGTAATAATGGTATGTTCATTatacttaaaataattaaataatattaattaaatttttaaatgataacccctttttcatttaatcctaaataacatattaacagaagaaaattaattaattgatttttaatttttagttccttgtattattattattaagattataaattagctattaaatttaataaatatttagcaattaaaattaacttattaattttaatttgtagttatataaaaatttgtcattataattgaaaaaaaaaaataattatcttataattacatttttttttagcatacgcaaaaagaaaattagGTGCATCTAAATCTTTATTGGTTAATGGAACTGATAAATCATTATCTAATACTAATATTAAGACGCATAATAATTCAACTGTCTCGACTTCAGGAGTACCATCATTTGGAGATTATCAAGTAACAAGagttcaaaaaaaaagtcaaaCATGGCATCGTCAAATAAGAGGTAAAATGTTTAGAACTGCCTTTCTTGTTGTACTTgcacatatttttttttggtttcCTTATAATACGATCTCATTAATGAAATATGTTAATAGTGATCttcatgaaaaattaaatgaacatgcaaatgtttttaaagatatgcagtatttattaacaattattaatcCATTTTTGTATggttttaattaaaaaaaaaagtaaatatttaaacattagttaaaaataaaaactttatttataattctctcatttaaataaaaatatatttactatacattttttataaatataaggTCTTTTTGTTATGCCATTATGTAAAACAAAAATGTGTGgtaaaaatgaaaagaaattcttatataatattttctaattataattttaaaaaattatttatcatctacatttttaaaaatctccTTGAAAAGGATAAATTACTAAATAAGAATtctcattaaaaataacataaaaagtcaaaaaaaagaacatttGGTAAAAGATTATAACTTGAAACTAGTTTGCTatttaattatcattaaaaataacgaCATTTCTTcccaacaaaaaaaagaatatattatgtatttaaaatctcaagaaaaaagtacatgcattacttttaataatttctacaataaattttataatgaatgtcaaataaattaactcccaacattttttttattacactttatttattgttaactttatagttaacttttaaaaaaaaatatatttttttaattaaatttgcatattattattattattattattatttgaatttataataatcctttaattttaatgatataatttta
Proteins encoded in this region:
- a CDS encoding Gonadotropin-releasing hormone receptor, giving the protein MNKGEEIENFLLNNTDIIDDGIPPAPLLSDYVEMMYLGSIFIIGIPLNFIVLKKLRQQNDNIHHSSKKGFILMKIHLNISDFAILLCNAFGKFCWILTYQWKGGDSLCRIFNFLNMFTLYLNSNIVVSIALDRLRNVVAAKRIKVQKKEIIIIKWYMIISWTFAIFFSLPQLYVWEVKNIFSNIENGWYQCTDIWTLSKYFPLEYKHFDNNFTKFILDESVETFYNISHLILVFWLPILIMIFCYIIIAIKIIHFSIKSPLRQEGKKQRYEMSNCEGEIYDSTYLSESSVARNVHKFLITKTQKYSETSGGYVKDEKEEIERNRESLIRRIYNNIDNREKNLSGNKKSFTFSLPAFNNKSSHCNNAYAKRKLGASKSLLVNGTDKSLSNTNIKTHNNSTVSTSGVPSFGDYQVTRVQKKSQTWHRQIRGKMFRTAFLVVLAHIFFWFPYNTISLMKYVNSDLHEKLNEHANVFKDMQYLLTIINPFLYGFN